The DNA region CTCGACTGGCAGATGGACACGGACCTGCTCAATAAAATGAAGAAGGCGAACGAGGAAGAGTTGAAACGTTTGGACGAGGAGCTGGAAGATGCAGAGAAGAATCTGGGAGAGAGCGAAATCCGGGATGCCATGATGGCCAAGGCCGAGTACCTGTGCCGGATAGGCGACAAGGAGGGTGCTCTGACAGCCTTTCGCAAGACATATGACAAAACTGTGGCCTTGGGTCACCGACTGGATATTGTGTTCTATCTTCTTAGGATTGGATTATTTTATATGGATAATGATCTCATCACACGAAACAGAGAAGGCCAAAAGCTTAATAGAGGAAGGAGGAGATTGGGACAGGAGAAACCGCCTAAAGGTATATCAAGGTCTTTACTGTGTGGCTATTCGTGATTTCAAACAGGCAGCTGAACTCTTCCTTGACACAGTGTCAACATTCACATCCTATGAACTTATGGATTATAAGACCTTTGTGACTTACACTATCTACGTCAGCATGATTGCCTTAGAAAGACCAGATCTCAGGGAAAAGGTGATTAAAGGAGCCGAGATCCTCGAGGTGCTGCATAGCCTTCCAGCCGTCCGGCAGTACCTGTTTTCACTCTATGAGTGTCGTTACTCAGTTTTCTTCCAGTCCTTAGCTATTGTGGAACAGGAAATGAAAAAGGACTGGCTTTTTGCTCCTCACTATCGATACTATGTCAGAGAAATGAGAATTCATGCATACAGCCAGCTGCTGGAATCCTATAGGTCATTAACTCTTGGCTATATGGCAGAAGCCTTTGGTGTTGGTGTGGAATTCATTGATCAGGAGCTGTCCAGATTTATTGCTGCAGGGAGACTACACTGCAAAATagataaagtaaatgaaatagtgGAGACCAACAGGCCTGATAGCAAGAACTGGCAGTACCAAGAAACTATCAAGAAAGGAGATCTACTACTAAACAGAGTTCAGAAACTTTCCAGAGTAATTAATATG from Neomonachus schauinslandi chromosome 6, ASM220157v2, whole genome shotgun sequence includes:
- the LOC110589248 gene encoding LOW QUALITY PROTEIN: 26S proteasome non-ATPase regulatory subunit 6-like (The sequence of the model RefSeq protein was modified relative to this genomic sequence to represent the inferred CDS: inserted 2 bases in 1 codon), which gives rise to MPLENLEEEGLPKNPDLRIAQLRFLLSLPEHRGDAAVRDELMAAVRDNNMAPYYEALCKSLDWQMDTDLLNKMKKANEEELKRLDEELEDAEKNLGESEIRDAMMAKAEYLCRIGDKEGALTAFRKTYDKTVALGHRLDIVFYLLRIGLFYMDNDLITRNXEKAKSLIEEGGDWDRRNRLKVYQGLYCVAIRDFKQAAELFLDTVSTFTSYELMDYKTFVTYTIYVSMIALERPDLREKVIKGAEILEVLHSLPAVRQYLFSLYECRYSVFFQSLAIVEQEMKKDWLFAPHYRYYVREMRIHAYSQLLESYRSLTLGYMAEAFGVGVEFIDQELSRFIAAGRLHCKIDKVNEIVETNRPDSKNWQYQETIKKGDLLLNRVQKLSRVINM